The Cytophagia bacterium CHB2 nucleotide sequence GGCACTTCTGCGCGCGTGCGCCGCACCAACTCGAGATAATAATCGAACGGCAGTTTGGGATTCACGCCGCCTTGCAGCAGAATCGTGCTTACGCCTTTTTGCGCCGTTTCCTTGAATTTCTGAATCATCTCATCGACCGAATAAGTATAGCTATCCGCCTCGCCTTCGTGCCGATAAAACGCGCAAAAGATGCAATCGATGTTGCAAACGTTGGTGTAATTTGGATTGGTGTCCACAACAAATGTAACCACCGGCTGGGAATTTTTCGCGCGGCGAATCGTATCCGCCGCCGCGCCCAGTTCGAGCAATTCACCGTGCTTGAGAAGCTGTAAACCTTCTTCGGGCGAGAGCCGCTCGCCGGCGGAGGTTTTGGCGTAGAGGTTGTGAAGAGTCATTTGTAAGTATGTTTTATAAGGTCAAACAATTTTTTCCCATGAATAATTCAAAAATTCACGAGGCGTTAAAATAGGAATACCTCGAAAAGGGTGTAAGACCAGCAAATCAGCGTCTCCGCTCACGATACAGTCGGCATTGCCGCTCACCGCCAATTCCAAAAATTTATTGTCTTTAGAATCGCGACAGTCGGTAATAGTCTCCGTAGGCGCCTTGAGCAGGGCTTCTCGTAACATTGTTGCAAGCAACTGAATCTCTCTTCCTCCGTCACATACTTATTAAACTCCTCCCGCCGTAGAACCTCATTTAGTTCAGTTATTGTAGGCAGTGAAAAGAGTAATTTGCCCTGCTGGCGGGCACGGTCCAGAGCTTGACGTGAGATCGACTTCTTCAGCAACGAGGCACTAACAAGTGCATTGCTGTCGAAGATAAAATGCAGGTCAGCGCTCATGGAGAAGTGTGTTCAAAATCTCGGGGGTCAAACCGCGTGCTTGCGCTTTATCGCTGATTTCATCCAACAATACATTCAACGGCTTGGATGATGCGCCAAATTCACGCAACCACAGACTCAGCAGAAGTTGCATTTTCTTTTGGTCTTCTGCGGAAGCAGACGCATAGATTTGCGCAGAATCCGTGTCGAGCGAAATGCTAATTGTTTCTGTCTGCATTGTCATTACCTTGTTTTCAGTAACGCAATCGATTTTGTTCTTCTTTATAATATGGTTTTCGACGCCAAATGTGCAAGTTGTTTTTGCTGCGACACCGTTTTCAACGATCACGGTCAGCGCCGGGCCTGTTGTCGATTCGTTGTTGATTCGGAGACGCGAAATTCAAACTCGATCACCAGTAGGCGCATCCAGTTTGTGGCCACATATAACATTTTTGTAGTGATAACCTCAATACCCCTCCACTCCCTTAATCTCCTCCAACTCCGCAACCACATTGCCCAGGTTGAATGCCTTGATGTAAAGCTCCGTCGTCGTCAAAACGGGAATCTTGCGGTCGTCGTCGGTAATGTGGACGATGAGCCGGCCTTTTTGGTTGTACAAGCCGGGCGTCTTCATCTGCGGTTCAACCACAAGACAGTTGAATTTGCCCGCCCTCACTTTGATTTTTTCGCGGCGATACACGATAATTTTCAGCGGTAGAATCTTGCCGTTGTCATAATTGTCGACAAAGACGGTATCGCCCGGCGCGAGCTTTTGCGTGCGAATGTAGTAAAACGCTGAAACGACATCCTGCACGAACAGCGGAATGGCGACCGTGTCACGCTTGCTGTTTTTCGTGGTGATCGCCAGGCCCCGCTCCAGATCGAAATCCACGACACGATCATCGCGAAAACTGCCTTCGCGCTGCTGCTTTTCATAGCGCCAGGTGAAAATGCCGTCAACATCGACGAACGAGCCGAGCTTGTCTTCGACTTTATAGAATCTCGAAAAGAAAGAATTCGTCCAGGCCTCCCACAAGAGATGATAACACGGACGGCCATTCACGTTCACGATTTCGGGAATGGACATTTTTGCCGAGCCGGCGACGATCGGGCCGTAGCGCACAATATAACTTAATTCTTCGCCGACATTGAATGCGCGGTTGACGATAACGCGCAAGGGCGCTGCGTTATTGCTGGAATCGGCGCCGTTGGCAGAGCCGGTCTGCTGAGAAAATAACGCAGATGTCCACAGAGAAGAAAAAAATGCAACGCTCCAAAACAC carries:
- a CDS encoding DUF3108 domain-containing protein, coding for MKHRTYLRLKLSNVFWSVAFFSSLWTSALFSQQTGSANGADSSNNAAPLRVIVNRAFNVGEELSYIVRYGPIVAGSAKMSIPEIVNVNGRPCYHLLWEAWTNSFFSRFYKVEDKLGSFVDVDGIFTWRYEKQQREGSFRDDRVVDFDLERGLAITTKNSKRDTVAIPLFVQDVVSAFYYIRTQKLAPGDTVFVDNYDNGKILPLKIIVYRREKIKVRAGKFNCLVVEPQMKTPGLYNQKGRLIVHITDDDRKIPVLTTTELYIKAFNLGNVVAELEEIKGVEGY